TAAGATATCAAAAGAAAAATATCCATAATACTGGCGTTATAGTTAACCACCATATTTGTAATATCCGGAATACGGGTCATCAAAAACACCGAGGTTAAAAAAAAGGTGCTTATGGCAAAAGGTGGGATAAATTCAAAAAACAAATAGGTATGTATGCGTTTAAAAAGCTTCATCGGCTTGGAAAATAAGAGCTCCCGCTCATTGTGTCAATTAGTATTGTTTGCATTACATTATTTTTCTGGTATGAATCGATATTATGAAAACAGTCATTGTAGCAAACGGCACCCTGTGTCAAACAGACAGGCTTTTATCCCGAATACAACAAGCGGACATGGTTATTGCGGCAGACGGCGGCGCAGTTCATCTTCACCACATGGGCATTGTTCCCCGGATTATCATCGGCGACCTTGATTCCATTCCTGAAAACATCCTTTCATTGTTTAAGGAAAAACAAGTTAAAATTTTAAAGCATCCGGTACGCAAAGACCAGACAGATATGGAATTATGTATGGAATATGCCATCACCCATGGATGTACAGACCTTCTTATTATAGGAGCAACCAGCACCCGCCTTGATCATACCCTGGCAAATATTTTTATCCTGCGCAGACTTGCAGCCCAAGGCATCCCGACCACGCTCATTGATGCACATAATGACATTCATATTGTTGTTTCCCATCTGACACTCACAGGCTGCCCCGGCGACCTGCTATCCGTCATCCCGATATCAGACCATGTTCAAGGATTGACCCTGGAGGGGCTGGAGTACCCATTGACGAATCAAGCCCTTTGCATGGGTTCAACCATGGGAATCAGCAATGTATTCACACAGGATAACGCATGCATCAGTCTCACGTCCGGGGCTGTTTTGGTCATAAAACCCAAGGAAGAAAACTGACCAACGGCCTGTCAGGAGGCCTTTGAGGTTTCCTCTTTATCTTCACCGGCCTCGCCCTCTTCTCCTTCAGCGGGCTCCTCCTTACTTGGTGCAGGCGTATGTTCAATGATAAATTCTTCCACCTTGGCGGCAGAAACGGCAACAACCACATGATCAATGGCAACTTCTTTGATCAGCCCGTCCATATATGGGTTAAGTATGGCTTTGACCTTCTCTTTCTGAACCTTGATGCGATCAAAATCAGAAACATCATCATAGGTCAATGAAGCCAGGTACATGATGGCGGCATCCCTGGCCCTTGGATGAAATTGAGGTACCGGCTGTTCGGGCATCAGTTCCAAAAGTTCCAAATGCATACTCAAACACAGGTAGCGATCCTGAGTGGCTGAAGAATGCTTGTCCAGATTAACGGCATAAGGTGCCATGGAAACAATCGGATTGACTTCCCCCGGGCCGCCTTTTCCTTTTTTCTGAACCGTTTTCTTCCACTCTTGCTTGTGGCCGTTTTCACCCTCAAGAATCATCAGATGTTTGCTGAGTTCAAGTACTTTGTAAAAGGCAGTACTGTCTTTTTCCCAGACATCGTTTATATCTGAATCCACAACGGTAAAAATAAGCTGCCCTTCATCTAAGTGCCAGGTACCACTGGCTGTCCCTCTGGAATCAACAACTTTAGAGGTCACATCTGCAATCCTCACCGAAGATTTCCAAGTGCCTTTCATATCAATTGAGGTGAGAATATATGTGCGATTACTAAAGTAGACCCAGTTACCCAGAACCAGCTCGGTATTGTCTTTTTCCTTTTCGCCACCGCACCCTGCAATACCGGCAAGAATTATGAAGATGACGGCGCAGACAACAGCCCACCTGCTCAGAAACACATTTCCAACCTGTTGTTCCATGACATTTCCCCGAAAAAATTGACATTGGAATACGTTTGATTTTCACTTGTGATTACACAAGCTACCATGGTCGATGTTACGGGTCAACCAGGACAAAAACCATTGGCTGCTTGCCTCATGCCCGGATAATAGTATACAATAGCATTTTAAAAACTAAAATATCTTAAAATACCCATTTAATGATAAAGAACCCGGACACAATAAATACAGTATAATCATGGCCGTAACAGAACTGAGCAATCAAAGATGTCAAACCCTTTTGATATCAATTCGTAAAATCATCCAGGCAGTCGACATTCATTCCAGAAAGCTGAATAAAAAATTTGGTCTGACCGGCCCCCAGCTTATTGTACTCCAGGAAATTTCCTCCCATGGCCAGATTTCCATTACCCCGTTATCCCGTGCCACAAGCTTAAGTCAGGCAACAGTAACAGATATTACCAAGCGTCTCGAGACGCGTGGATACATTGCCAGAAAAAAAAGAGAGGATGACAGGCGGGCCGTCAGTCTTTTTCTCACGGAAAAAGGTCAGGATATTATTCAGGACCTGCCACCACTGCTTCAGGAAACATTCACGGAACATTTTTCTGATATTGAAGACTGGGAGCAGATGATGATTATAAGTGCATTTGAGCGGGTGGTTAGCCTGATGGCGGCAGATAAATTAGACGCGTCGCCTATCCTGCTTGCAGGCCCCATCCAACAGCCCCCTAACAGTTAAATAGTGTCTGAACGAAAACCTGGAAATTTTGTCGAGTACAAGGCAGACTGAAATTTTAACCGGAGGAATACATATAGTCTTTCGAGAATTAAAATTTCAGTCTAACGCCGTAATCGGCAAAATTTACGGTTTTCGGTCGGGCACTAAATAGAAAGTCTTTCGATGCGTAGTGGATAGTAGTACTTAAAAAAACTAAAAAGGCGTCTTTTATTTTCCTATAAACAAAAGACGCCTTTTCTGAAATAACACGATACGTTTTGGTCTAACTTATCCGCAAGATCCTGAACATCCCCCGCAGTTGCCGCCCTGCCCCAGATCAAGACTCGAATCAAGGCTGAACCCCATACCGTTAAAGTCTATTTTAATCATTTGTGCTTTTTCCATAAACTCTTTGTCTACCAGAAATTTTAACCCTTTGATGTCAAAAAGGTCGTCGCTATCTTTAGGCTCATCCAGAGCCATTGCTAAAGACGGGCCCGCTCAGCCGCCGGAGTTAAGAAAAATCCGGATAGGGGACGGCTCATTCCCCTGAAAATAATTGTCGATCTGCGTTTTTGCAGCATCTGTAAGTTCAATCATTGAAAAGACTCCTTTTATTCAGTATATAAACCCCAGGCCTTGGCCTAGTATTAAACCTAATTTTAACCATGCATTATTATGTGTCAATGTCAAGATCTTGCCTTTTTGATTCATTTGTAACATATTGAAGTTTTGTTATCCTTGCTTTACACGTCGATTTATTTATGAACTCACCAGAGATGAAACTGTCTGTCCCCTTTATTCCGGATGAAGGCTATGCCCGATTTCTCACCCGACATGCATCAAGCCTTTCTTCCATATATTTTCCATTGCCGTCAGGACCTGTAACCGATGCAAGGGTGCGCATCGGTGAAGACCTTGCCGCTGAGACCCGTGATCTGTGCGCCACTCTGTCTTTGTTAAAGGCAATTGATAAATATGTTTTAATGAACACCCGCTTCATGCCCCCCAATGTTTATACGAACAATACGCTTTTGTCCGGTATACTCAACGATATTGAACGCCTTGATAAAAATATCGGTATAAAAGGCATCGTACTTTCAGATATGTATCTATTGCGCGCCCTTGACCAGACAGGACATGCAATTGTTCCTCGTCTTGAACTGGTACCAGGCATAAACACCATGCAGGACAGCCCTGGGAAATTATTCTCTTTTTTTGAACTGCTTGCCTTTTCCCGTTTTAAAAAACCGGCCCGTATCGTACCGGACCGCGCTTTAAACAGAAACCCTGAAAAGCTATCCGTTTTGTCAAAGGCGGCCAAAAATTACGACCCGGACATACGTATTGAACTTTTAGCCAATGAGGGCTGCATTTACCAATGCCCGTTCAAGCTCAGCCATGATGCCCATATATCCCTTTCAAATACCGGGTTTGCCAGGGAAACCACATTTCAAATGAATCAAAATTTGGGATGCCAGGCCTATTTCAACTTTCGCCCCCATGCGTTTTTAAAATCCCCTTTTATCCGCCCCGAGGACATTCACCATTATCAGGGGATTGCCGACGGGATAAAGCTTTGCGGCCGCACCCGGGGCGTAAAATTTTTAAAAAGGTGTATCAGCGCCTATATTAGCGGGTGTTTTGACGGCAACCTTCTTGACCTGATGGACACACCGGAAATACTTGCCCGGCAATGGCACATAGACAATACCCGTATAGGGACTCAATTTTTCACCCATCTTACCTCCTGTACAAAAATGTGCAAACCATGTAAGATATGTTCCAAAATATTCAACCAGGCTTCCTGGAAAAAAGACATAACTTTCAAATCTTATAAGGACTTCCAATGAAAATCCTTGTCACCGGCGGTGCCGGATATATCGGCAGCCACACCTGCGTCGAATTGCTTAACCAGGGCCATGAAGTAGTGGTCATAGACAATCTT
This window of the uncultured Desulfobacter sp. genome carries:
- a CDS encoding MarR family transcriptional regulator codes for the protein MAVTELSNQRCQTLLISIRKIIQAVDIHSRKLNKKFGLTGPQLIVLQEISSHGQISITPLSRATSLSQATVTDITKRLETRGYIARKKREDDRRAVSLFLTEKGQDIIQDLPPLLQETFTEHFSDIEDWEQMMIISAFERVVSLMAADKLDASPILLAGPIQQPPNS
- a CDS encoding thiamine diphosphokinase, yielding MKTVIVANGTLCQTDRLLSRIQQADMVIAADGGAVHLHHMGIVPRIIIGDLDSIPENILSLFKEKQVKILKHPVRKDQTDMELCMEYAITHGCTDLLIIGATSTRLDHTLANIFILRRLAAQGIPTTLIDAHNDIHIVVSHLTLTGCPGDLLSVIPISDHVQGLTLEGLEYPLTNQALCMGSTMGISNVFTQDNACISLTSGAVLVIKPKEEN
- a CDS encoding IscA/HesB family protein, with amino-acid sequence MIELTDAAKTQIDNYFQGNEPSPIRIFLNSGGUAGPSLAMALDEPKDSDDLFDIKGLKFLVDKEFMEKAQMIKIDFNGMGFSLDSSLDLGQGGNCGGCSGSCG
- a CDS encoding flagellar basal body-associated FliL family protein; its protein translation is MEQQVGNVFLSRWAVVCAVIFIILAGIAGCGGEKEKDNTELVLGNWVYFSNRTYILTSIDMKGTWKSSVRIADVTSKVVDSRGTASGTWHLDEGQLIFTVVDSDINDVWEKDSTAFYKVLELSKHLMILEGENGHKQEWKKTVQKKGKGGPGEVNPIVSMAPYAVNLDKHSSATQDRYLCLSMHLELLELMPEQPVPQFHPRARDAAIMYLASLTYDDVSDFDRIKVQKEKVKAILNPYMDGLIKEVAIDHVVVAVSAAKVEEFIIEHTPAPSKEEPAEGEEGEAGEDKEETSKAS